The DNA window TGTAATCAGGTAGTTCCATTATATAAGGCATGTCGTCACCTTTAAACAAGCTTAATTTTAGTATCATTCCCATCAAAATTGCTACCAATATTCCAAATATATACAGTGAAAACGTAACTAATGTCTCGTATCCTTCAAAAAATATAGATGAAAATAGTACGTATATTGGCATTCTTGCTCCACAAGACATAAATGGAATTATAAATATAGCTGTTTTTCTATCTGCATCATCTTCCATTATCCTAGTCGCCATAATTGCCGGCACACTACATCCAAATCCCATTATAAGTGGAATAAACGCCTTACCACTAAGACCTATTTTCTGCATATAATAATCCATTAAAAATGCTGCCCTAGTCATATATCCACTTTCCTCTAATAGTGACAATGCCAAAAATAAAATCATTATGTTGGGTAAGAACGTAAGTATACCTCCAACTCCATTTATTACACCATCTACAATTAGCGATACAAACCAAGGTGGCATAGCTTCTAAAGCAACTCGAACCCAATCTCCAAACTGTTCAATCCCTAACTCAAGTGGACCCTTTAACCAATCTCCTAATGTAAATGTAAGGGCAAAAACCAGATACATCATTACCCCAAATATAAAAAGACCAATTTTCGGATGTGTTACATATTTGTCTACTGTATCTGCTATAGAATCACTTTCTAGACCAGCTTCTATTACTATGTCTTGTTTCAGTTCTTCTATTTTTTGAAATCTAGCACTTTTTATAAGCGAAGGATTTTTCTCTACTTTTACATTATAATAACCTAAGTGATTTAATGTCCCGTCATCTGATTCTAATGCCTTTATGCTAAGCCATCGTTTATATTTCTTGTTAGTTTCTTTTTCAAATAAACTCTCTGACTCTAGTATTATACTTTCAATTTCATCTGAATATTTAATAATATTTGGCTTTGATTCAGTTTCAAGTGCTTTCGATACTTCATCAAAAACATCTGAAATTCCATGCCCTTTACTTGCAGATATTGGGATTACTTCGATACCCAAAATGGTTTTCATTTTTTCAATGTCAACTTTAAGGCCTCTCTTTTCAGCAATATCCATCATGTTTAGTACACAAATAACTTTCACATTCATTTCAATCAATTGCAATGTTAAATTCAAACTTCGCTCTAAGTTTGACACATCCAATATATTGATTACAATATCTGCTTTGTGGTCTATTATAAAATTACTCGTTATTGTCTCTTCAAGTGAATAGGGTACCATACTATATGTTCCAGGCAAATCTATGATTTTTATATCTTTTTTATCATAGTTAGCCATACCCTCTTTTCTTTCAACTGTTACTCCTGGCCAATTTCCAACCGTGTGTCTTGAACCTGTTAATTCATTAAATAATGTTGTCTTTCCGCAATTTGGGTTCCCCAATAATGCTACACTATATTCTTTTCGCAACGTCAGTGCCCCCTTCTATTTTCTGACGTTCTTAGTATATCATACGGTACGCTAATTGCAAAGAATAATCATTACTATCTCATCTCGACAAGATTTTTCCAATATTTCTTTGGCATATATCCTTGCTGACACTTTTCATTTTTTCTATTCTCTATTGCTATTTCTTTAAAATACATTTTCCAAAGTTTTTCATATGTTCCGTTATCCTGTTCATCATACTTAAAATAATTTTCATCTAATCCATCAACTATTTTTACTTCTTTTTTATAACCTACCAACGCTTTTTTTCGCTTTGAATCAACTATAACCCATTTTTCATTTGGTAATCTCTCTTTAAAGTGTTCTGCTATCAATATCAATATATCGTAATCGGGCTCTATTTTAGACACCAAATATCCCTCTATATCTTTAAATCTTACAAATCCTTTAAATCTCATTGATTCAAACGCTACACGTCTAGCTGCTTGATTCACTTTTAGTATATGTTTGTTTTTAAGGTCATGTTCTATCTGATACCCTCTTTTTAGAGCCTCTCTTAAATAATTTATTATGGACAGATCTACACCTTCTACTTCCGACAAATAAGCTCTATATGCTTGTTGTAATATATGTTTAGAACTCTTCTGACCAATTTTCATGCAAACTTTTTCATATATTTCAAAATCTGTATTTATAATTTCATCTTCAAATATTAATCCCTGAGTAGCCTGATTTTCTTTACAAACCCATTCAGGAATTCCTCTATAATATGATTGATATAAAATAGTCATCAAACCTTCAAAACTTCCATCATAAATATACCTTTTCATAACATTTAGCTCCTCCTATCTATTTGATCAAAAAAATTCAATTGTTGAAATTTCATATAAGTTTGCTTATCCACAAGGTTCATTCGAATCCATTCTCTTTGCATTTTATAATCCCCCAAAAATTTCCCCTTACAAGTTATAAAATACTTAGCTCTTTTCAAAACCACATGCATTCGCTTTAAATCATCATAATCTAAGTAATGAACTCGTCTCGATTTTATAATTTTCAGAGCTGATTTCGGACCTATTCCCGGTATCTTTAAAAGAATTTCATAAGATGCTTGATTTATTTCAATAGGAAATTTATCCAAGTGATTGAGAGCCCAATTTGCTTTTGGATCAATCTCTAAATCCAAATTTGGACTGGATTCTGTCAATATTTCATTTGCCTTAAATCCATAAAATCTAAGTAACCAATCCGCTTGATACAATCTATGCTCCCTTAAAAGTGGTGGGCCTCCTAAAGCTGGTAGCAATGGATCTTTATTAATCGGCATATAAGCAGAATAATACACTCTTTTGAGATTTTCCGTTTTATAAAGATTCTCTGAAAGCGAAACTATATGTCTATCCGATTCTAAACTTGCTCCTACTATCATCTGTGTACTTTGTCCTCCAGGTACAAACCTAGGTGTCGACTTATATTTTTTTCTTTCAATTCCATTTTGAACCAATGCCTTTCCAATCCACTGCATAGGTTGTATTAATTCTCGCATTTCCTTTTGAGGTGCCAGCAAATTCAAACTCTCTTGCGAAGGTAATTCTATATTTGAGCTCATTCTATCTGCTAAAAAACCAGCTCTCCTAATTAACTCTACTTTTGCTCCTGGTATAGCTTTTATATGTATATATCCATTGAAATTTTCAATTTTTCTAAGTCTTTCAACCACAGAAACCATTCTCTCCATTGTATAATCTGGTGATACCTCCACACCAGAACTCAGAAATAAACCCTCTATATAGTTTCTTTTGTAAAAATTCATAGTCAATTTAACTATTTCATCAACTTCAAAACTAGCTCTAGCAGTTTCATTCGACGCTCTATTTACACAATACTTGCAATCGTATATGCATTTATTACTGAGAAGAATCTTCAAAAGAGAAATGCATCTACCATCTGCAGCAAAAGAATGGCAAATGCCATGTGAAACCGCATTTCCCAAACCTCCATCATTTTTCCTATTTGATCCACTAGAAGAGCAAGAAACATCGTATTTTGCCGCATTTGCCAAAATTTTTAATTTATCAAAAATATCCATAGTCACCCCCGAACGTTTGTTCTTTATTTTTATATTATCATATCGAACAAATGTTTGCAAGAAAAAAACAACTTCACAATATGAAGTTGTTTTGATTGCTATAGGTTCTTTTTTTAGTTTGTCTAATTCTATATTTGTAATATGTCCATTTTTCGCCATGAGCTCTAATACCTTGTTCCTTCTTTTGATAGCTAATTTATAATTTTTAATTGGATTATATCTATTAGGACTTTTAGGTAGTCCGGCCAAAATTGCACATTCTGATATATTTAATTCACTTAGATTTTTTCCGAAGTATTTAATTGCTGCATTTTTTATCCCCGTCGCTCCATTTCCGTAATATATAACATTACTATACATTTCTAATATGTCTTCTTTTGTATAGTTTAGTTCTAACCTCACTGATATAAGAACCTCTTTCAATTTTCTTTCTATTTTCTTTTGCGGATTCAAAAATAGATTTTTAGAAAGCTGTTGAGTGATGGTACTTCCTCCTAGCACAAATTTCTTCTTTTTTATATCTACATAAATTGCATTTCCTATAGCTATAGGATCAAATCCTGGATGATACCAAAATCTCTTATCCTCAGCAGATGTGATTGCTTGTACAAACCTTTCAGGAAGTTCTTCATAGCTAGCATATTCTTTTACTTCTTCTTTTATTTGATATTTTAAATTCTGATTTATATCGTAAACATCTTTCTCATTCAATAAATAATCAGGACAAGCTACGATTGCTACAAGTATGCTCACAATAAAAAATCTAAGTAGTTTGTATCGCATGACTTTCGCCTCACTTTCTACTTAGATTTTATAAAATTAACTATTTAACTGCCATCTTTTCACATAACAATTCTATCTTTATAACTTACATTATTGTAACTCTACTTTTTAACCATTTCTACAAACGCCATTTTAGGCTGATTGCAAGTCGGACATTTCCAATCATCTGGTAAATCTTCAAACGATGTCCCCTCTGGAATATCTCCTATTCTATCTCCTCGTTCTGGTCTGTAGATATATCCACACACAGTACACTTGTATTTATCCACTTTTACCACCTCTTTCTGGAACTTTAAATATTTCTTTTCGTCTAATATAATATAGAATTTGATTTGAAACCCTCTCGGTTATATACCCTTTTCAAATTTATTTAATCGTGTTTCGAATCAAATTCTTATTAGTTTTAATAATCAAAACCTAGAAACATTCATCATCTAACCATTGTATAAAGAGATAGTTTTTCAAAACAATTCGGATAAAAAGTGTTATAATATAGCTAGGAAATATTATAACACTACAATTTAAAATACATAAGAAATTTAAGTGTTAAGTAGTTCAAAATAGTTATTAATTATATGAAAAGGAGCACTTTAATGCAAATACCAATTATTTACGAAGATAAACATATTGTTATCGTCAATAAACCCATAAATATGCCCACACAATCTGATCCTAGTGGGGATGTTGACTTATTCTCTGCACTAAAAAAACAATATTCTAAAAATCAATACATAGGGCTGCATCATAGACTTGATCGTCCTGTTGGCGGTTGTGTTTTATTTACAAAAACGAAAGAAGTCAATAAGAGTATCGCAAAACAAATACAAAATCACAGCATTCGGAAATATTATCTTTGTATAGTTTGTGGGTGCCCAGATGAATCTAAGGGCAGTATAAAACAATACCTTAAAAAATTAAATACTAAAAATAAGAGTACAATCACCACTGAATCAGACACACAAGGTAAACTTGCTATGTTAGATTATGAAGTTATTGAAACTATTTCAACTAGCTCCTATGGCACATTGTCACTTCTAAAAATCCATTTAAAAACTGGTCGCCATCATCAAATTAGAGTTCAGCTATCTAGCGTGAATCTTCCAATTTTAGGCGATAATAAATATAATTCTATTTTAAAAACCCAAAATACTATTTGTCTTTTTTCACATGCGCTGTCTGTATACCATCCATTCAAAAAAGACTTTATAAGTGCCAAGACTATACCAGATACATTAGCTACTCCTTGGAACTTATTTTCTGATAGTTTAAAAAAACAGATTGACTCCTAAATAGAGCCAATCTGTTTTTCTATTCTATTTACTATGATTATTGCCACAACTATTTTAGCAATATCACCAATTAAAAATGGATATACTCCAACTAACAAAGCCTTATCTAGAGACATCTTAGCAACAATCATAAGCCCAGCAGCACCCATAGCATATATTATTAGTATTCCACCTATAAAACACGCTATAGCATAATTTAGTATACTCTTATTTAAGTTCTTAATGTGACTTATAGCGACAGCACCTATTAAAAATCCCCATATGTAGCCACCAGTAGGTCCAAATAATATCCCTAATCCACTACTACCATTCGAGTAAACAGGTAATCCTATAGCACCGAGCAATATATATATACCAACTGTTACTCCAGCTTCTTTGGGATTTAACATTAATCCCACAATCATTATAACTAAAGTCTGAGCCGAAATCGGAACCGTTCCAATAGAAAAGCTAATATAACTTGATACACAAATAAGCGCCGCTAATAAAGACATTCTAACCATTGACTTTAACTCAAATTTCATATATTTTCCACCCCCATCAATTAATCTTATATATACTATATAGAACTATCTCCAATTAGTCAACCTTTTATACAAAAGGTGACTCATCTATTAATTTTTATTTACACAAAACTCATATAATCTAGATTATATAAGTTTTACGTATAAAATTTTAATAGTATTCTATAATCTTTTTTAAGTTTAATTCACACTTACAATCTGCTATTGACTTCTCTATAGGTTTAAAATACTATTATATATAACTTTTATTGGAGGTGATGTAATATGATTTGTTTTATAGACGAGCAAAGACTAAAATCAACATATAGTGCTCTTTTCTTCTTCTTATTCTTACTATTTTTGCTTATTGATGGAGTAACTCTTTTACTTCATCCATTTTCGATATATAATAATTCTATTTTGCTTTTCTGTTTGGGACTCACTATAATATCTTTTCTGTTGCATTACTTATCTAAGCAATTCTACTTTAGGATTAAATTGGACGAGTCTGGACTACATTATGATTACAAAATCTTAAATACAAAATGTCAAACAATAGGTTACGATGAAATCGAATCTTATAATTGTGCTACAGCTTCAACTCGTTTTATACACCTTAGTCAAAAAAGAAGTAGCAAGTTATTTATAGTAGATGGAAACGATTTAGTTACTTTGACTTTAAAAAATAATGAAAAAATTTCTCTAAGCACAAAAAATATAGATTTTCTAATAGATACGCTAGAGCATTACCTCTAGCACATTTAGTAAACTCCTCGGCAGTGAATTACCGAGGATTCCCGCTCGGTTTACTAAATTTTTTTATTTGTATCAATTTGTTAGATTTCACAATGAGTTTAGTTAGCATTGAAACTCATTCAAAATCTGATTAATTAGCAAAAATAAAAACTCCTCTTAAGCCGTATAGGTCAAGAGGAGTTTTTTATTTACCTTTTCATCTCATATTTTTCATTCATATCTAATTGTAACTCCTTACAGACATCACTCTCATAGCAATGTTTGTTTAAGTCTAAAACAGTATGAATTCCTTTACTCTGGCAATATTCAACACAATGCTTATAATATGAAACATCATCAATATCTTGCGACCAACAAACTTCAATTTGCTTTTGATTTTTAAGCATGGCTAAATAAACCTTTTCATGCCCTTTAATCAGCACAAGTTCACCATCAATAATTTTTACCTCAATAGAACTTTGATTCTCTATGTTCTCTTTATCGCGGTGATGAATCAATTCTGAATCTACATAAGGCTGAGTCGGTTGCATTTCCTCGAGATACAGTATAAATTCCTTCTTCATTAATAATCACCCTCATCTGTCAATCTAGAAAAAATATTTTAACAAATATTTTTCATCAATATACCTTCCCTATTATACCATATTCGAGTTGTAAACAAAGAAATTTTCAAAATTTAAGGTTAAAATCAATCTAGATTTTTGGAATACATGTAAACACTGTCTTGCCTCTCAAAACCTTTTCTCACCCAATATCGCCTATTTAATGTATCACTACCATCTATTAATACGTGACAATTTTTTATACCTTTTTGCATCAAGCTTTTAACTGCACAATCCAGTAATTTTTCACCTACACCATTTTTTCTATAAGATTCTTCAACCTGTATGTGATGAATGTATCCGTTTAATCCATCATGTCCAGCCAATATTCCAGCTATTGTCTTTTCACCATCTTCAACCAAGAAACTTGTTTCACCATGATTCTTTATATACGTTTCCAGCTCTTCAATAGAATAATTGTCTTTTTCAGTCCAGCCCTCATAAAGTTTTGGCACATCTTTTTCTACTATGTTCCTAAATATCATATTCATCCCTCACTTTATAAAATCTATAATTTCCCAGGAAAACCTTTTCTCTAACTATAGAATCACTTATATAATCAGTTTTGTCAACACTAAGCAATAAATATTTCAAAAAATTAAAAATAGGGACATTTAAAGTCCCTATTTCTAATTATCGTCTTTCTCCCAAAAAAGCTACTGCTAGCATATTTGGACCCACATGAGACGCTATTGTAGCAGATAATTCTGTTATCCATATATTTGCATCCGGACACAATTTTTCTATATGTGCCTTTAATTTTTCAGCCTCTTCTAAACACTGACCATGTCCTACAATAATCTCACTGCTATCATTCAATATCCATTGTTCTCCTGCTTTCTGAGCCAAAAACATAATTGATTTTTTTCGGCCTCTGACATTTGAATGAGCTCCGAGCTTTCCCTCAGAATCAACTGTAAGTATAGGCTTCACATTTAACATAGTTCCAACAGCTGCTTTCGTTCCTGAAATTCTTCCACCTTTTTTCAAATACATTAGGTCATCGACTGCAAACCAGTGCTGTGCGCACATTTTATTTTTATTCATCCATTCAATTATTTCTTCAAATGAAGCTCCACATTCAATTAATCTAACTGCTTCACGTACTAATAGTCCTTCTCCTATTGACGCCGCTTTTGTATCTACTATTTCTATTTTTGCATTCGGATTTTTCTCCATAATATTTTGCTTGGCCATAAAAGCATTTTGACATGTTCCACTAAGTCCTGACGAGAATCCTAGATAAATAACGTTTTCTCCATCTTCTAATAATTCTTCAAATTTTTTTTCAAATCTATAAGTGTTTATTTGAGCTGTATTTGGAAACTCTCCATTTCTTAAATCATCAAAAAAAGTATCATTTGAATAGTTCTTTCCAAATTCATCTAAAAATTCTATTGATTTAATTTCAACAGGCATCCCAATTAATTCTAAATGCTTTCGATGTTCTTTATAATATTTTTGGGACAAATCACTACATGAATCTATGACAAGTCTCGTTTTCATAAATTTACCCAACCTCTCTAAACTTTATTTCAGACTTTAATTTTATATTGCAATTCTTAAAATCTCCTTAATATTAGCCTATTACTATTGTAAATAAGTTTTGTACAATTTTCTATTGCAAACATAAAAATTTATTTTTTTTCCATCTTTAATATTTTTTCGTTGCTTTATTTTCAAAAAATGTGTATAATAACGAGGTTATGATTTTTATGTAGATGAGCGTGAATAATTAGAAAGAAGGTAGTTTATGAACCGTAAAGATATTATTAATTTAGCCGTAATCGCCCATGTCGATGCCGGTAAATCAACACTTGTAGATGCTTTACTATCTCAGAGTGGAGTATTTAGAGAAAATGAAGCTGTTGTAGATTGTATTATGGATAGCAATGATTTAGAGCGTGAAAGAGGAATTACAATTTACTCAAAAAACTGTGCAATTGAGCACAACGGTATGAAAATCAATATAGTTGATACTCCAGGACATGCCGACTTCTCATCAGAAGTTGAGCGTATTATGAAAACTGTTGATACTGCTATTTTGTTAGTTGACTCAAGTGAAGGACCAATGCCTCAAACTAGATTTGTTTTGGAGAAATCACTTGAAAAAGGATTAAAACCAATTTTATTTATTAATAAGATAGATAAAAAAGATCAAAGAGCTGAAGAAGTTGTTGATATGGTTTTTGATTTATTTGTTGACTTAAATGCTACAGATGAACAATTAGAATTCCCTATTGTTTATGGTATAGCAAAAGAAGGTATAGCAAAAGTTAGTTTGGACGATGATAGTACAGATTTATCTCCATTATTTGATATAATAAAAGATCACGTTGAAACTTATCCAAATAGAGACGCAGAACCTGCTCAGTTACAGATATCTGCTCTTGGTTATGACGACTACATCGGACGTTTGGGAATTGGTCGTGTAAATCGTGGTGTATTGAAGAAAAATCAAACAGTTACTATTTGTAAACGTGACGGTAGCACTGCTTCTGGTAGAATACTTAAGATATTCGTTAACGAAGGCTTAAATAGAATTGAAGTTGATGAAGCTCAAAGTGGTGAAATTGTAACAATTGCAGGGATTAGCGATATTTCTATTGGTGAAACACTTTGTGATCCTTCAAATGTTGAAGCCCTTGAGATGATTGAAATAGAAGAGCCAACTCTTGCTATGAACTTCTACGTTAATGATTCACCATTCTGTGGACAAAGTGGTAAGTTCTTGACATCTAGACATATTTTAGATCGTTTAGATCGTGAGCTTGAAACAAATGTTGGTCTAAAAGTTGAAATTCTTCCAGGAAATGAAGGTTTCAAAGTTTCTGGTCGTGGTGAACTTCATTTATCTATATTGCTTGAAAATATGAGACGTGAAGGTTATGAAATCAGTGTTTCAAAACCAGAGGTATTGATGAAAAAAGTTGATGGCAAACTACATGAGCCTTATGAAAAAGTTATAGCAACTATGCCAGATGAATATTCAGGTGGAATAATAGCTGCACTTAATCAGAGAAAAGGTATAATGGAAGGTTTGAGCTCAGATGTTGGTTATACTAAAGTAACTTACTTAGTTCCAACACGTGGATTATTGGGATATAGAAGTGAATTTATAAATGAAACTAGAGGTGAAGGTACTCTTGTTCGTTCATTCGATTCATTCAAACCACATTGTGGAGATTTACCAGGTAGATTGAGAGGAGTATTGATTTCTCAACAAGCAGGTGCTTCAATGGCTTATTCTCTTTATAACTTAAGTGAACGTGCTACTATGCTTATAAATCCTGCTGTAGATGTTTACGAAGGAATGATAGTCGGTATAAATAGTCGTAAAGAAGATATGGTTGTTAATGTTTGTAAAAATAAGAAACTTACAAATGTTCGTGCTTCTGGATCTGATGATGCTATCAAATTAAATGGTGCTAAAGAATTCACTTTAGAGGAAGCTCTTGAATTCATAGAGTGGGATGAACTTGTAGAAATCACTCCTGATTCTTTAAGAATTAGAAAGAGAATCTTGAATGAAAAAGACAGAGTAAAAGCTTATAAAAATAGATAATAAAAAGAGATGCCATTCGGCATCTTTTTTTATTTGTCAGCTATGGCTTCTACTACTTCAATACCATTAGATTTCATGTCATAAAGTGCCATGTAATTTTTGAGAACTGCATGGTGATATATTGCTTTTGCATCGTAAGTATCAACACAATTTTTAGGAACTATTATTCTAATTGGCATATTCCATTCATTAAATACCGTTTTAAGAGTTAGAGCAAATTGACTAATACATATATCAGTGCAATCTCCTACTATTACTATACTCTCTAAATCATCTAAATTCTCATCTAACCAGACTTGAAAAGCTTCTGCATGATATCCATTCGTAGAATTTTTGGTTATCACAGAAGCATTTTTAGCAGTATATGGCTTAAGTTCTGATACTATCTCACTCTCACGACTTCCAATCATACAATGCTCTGGGTAAGTTTTCAATTCTTCTGATTCTGGTGTATGCTCATCTAAAAAAAACAACTTTTTCGCACCTACAAGGTTATCTAGTAACA is part of the Tissierellales bacterium genome and encodes:
- the feoB gene encoding ferrous iron transport protein B, which translates into the protein MRKEYSVALLGNPNCGKTTLFNELTGSRHTVGNWPGVTVERKEGMANYDKKDIKIIDLPGTYSMVPYSLEETITSNFIIDHKADIVINILDVSNLERSLNLTLQLIEMNVKVICVLNMMDIAEKRGLKVDIEKMKTILGIEVIPISASKGHGISDVFDEVSKALETESKPNIIKYSDEIESIILESESLFEKETNKKYKRWLSIKALESDDGTLNHLGYYNVKVEKNPSLIKSARFQKIEELKQDIVIEAGLESDSIADTVDKYVTHPKIGLFIFGVMMYLVFALTFTLGDWLKGPLELGIEQFGDWVRVALEAMPPWFVSLIVDGVINGVGGILTFLPNIMILFLALSLLEESGYMTRAAFLMDYYMQKIGLSGKAFIPLIMGFGCSVPAIMATRIMEDDADRKTAIFIIPFMSCGARMPIYVLFSSIFFEGYETLVTFSLYIFGILVAILMGMILKLSLFKGDDMPYIMELPDYRMPTFKGTGVSVLERIKEYVTKAGTVIFAASVIVWFILNFNISGMSEITESIGYHLGVFISPFFKPLGFGNWQASLSLITGLVAKEIVVSNMNIFYGAGESLSAAATAIGGAFTPASGYSFMIFALLYTPCIATLGVIKKEMNSWKWTAIIMVYQIAVAWFFSFVVYNLANMFGIMISYLAVSFLIILIVLILYYSKKKIQKY
- a CDS encoding TIGR03915 family putative DNA repair protein, giving the protein MKRYIYDGSFEGLMTILYQSYYRGIPEWVCKENQATQGLIFEDEIINTDFEIYEKVCMKIGQKSSKHILQQAYRAYLSEVEGVDLSIINYLREALKRGYQIEHDLKNKHILKVNQAARRVAFESMRFKGFVRFKDIEGYLVSKIEPDYDILILIAEHFKERLPNEKWVIVDSKRKKALVGYKKEVKIVDGLDENYFKYDEQDNGTYEKLWKMYFKEIAIENRKNEKCQQGYMPKKYWKNLVEMR
- a CDS encoding putative DNA modification/repair radical SAM protein; this encodes MRYKLLRFFIVSILVAIVACPDYLLNEKDVYDINQNLKYQIKEEVKEYASYEELPERFVQAITSAEDKRFWYHPGFDPIAIGNAIYVDIKKKKFVLGGSTITQQLSKNLFLNPQKKIERKLKEVLISVRLELNYTKEDILEMYSNVIYYGNGATGIKNAAIKYFGKNLSELNISECAILAGLPKSPNRYNPIKNYKLAIKRRNKVLELMAKNGHITNIELDKLKKEPIAIKTTSYCEVVFFLQTFVRYDNIKIKNKRSGVTMDIFDKLKILANAAKYDVSCSSSGSNRKNDGGLGNAVSHGICHSFAADGRCISLLKILLSNKCIYDCKYCVNRASNETARASFEVDEIVKLTMNFYKRNYIEGLFLSSGVEVSPDYTMERMVSVVERLRKIENFNGYIHIKAIPGAKVELIRRAGFLADRMSSNIELPSQESLNLLAPQKEMRELIQPMQWIGKALVQNGIERKKYKSTPRFVPGGQSTQMIVGASLESDRHIVSLSENLYKTENLKRVYYSAYMPINKDPLLPALGGPPLLREHRLYQADWLLRFYGFKANEILTESSPNLDLEIDPKANWALNHLDKFPIEINQASYEILLKIPGIGPKSALKIIKSRRVHYLDYDDLKRMHVVLKRAKYFITCKGKFLGDYKMQREWIRMNLVDKQTYMKFQQLNFFDQIDRRS
- a CDS encoding rubredoxin, which encodes MDKYKCTVCGYIYRPERGDRIGDIPEGTSFEDLPDDWKCPTCNQPKMAFVEMVKK
- a CDS encoding RNA pseudouridine synthase — its product is MQIPIIYEDKHIVIVNKPINMPTQSDPSGDVDLFSALKKQYSKNQYIGLHHRLDRPVGGCVLFTKTKEVNKSIAKQIQNHSIRKYYLCIVCGCPDESKGSIKQYLKKLNTKNKSTITTESDTQGKLAMLDYEVIETISTSSYGTLSLLKIHLKTGRHHQIRVQLSSVNLPILGDNKYNSILKTQNTICLFSHALSVYHPFKKDFISAKTIPDTLATPWNLFSDSLKKQIDS
- a CDS encoding biotin transporter BioY is translated as MKFELKSMVRMSLLAALICVSSYISFSIGTVPISAQTLVIMIVGLMLNPKEAGVTVGIYILLGAIGLPVYSNGSSGLGILFGPTGGYIWGFLIGAVAISHIKNLNKSILNYAIACFIGGILIIYAMGAAGLMIVAKMSLDKALLVGVYPFLIGDIAKIVVAIIIVNRIEKQIGSI
- a CDS encoding GNAT family N-acetyltransferase; its protein translation is MIFRNIVEKDVPKLYEGWTEKDNYSIEELETYIKNHGETSFLVEDGEKTIAGILAGHDGLNGYIHHIQVEESYRKNGVGEKLLDCAVKSLMQKGIKNCHVLIDGSDTLNRRYWVRKGFERQDSVYMYSKNLD
- a CDS encoding DegV family protein codes for the protein MKTRLVIDSCSDLSQKYYKEHRKHLELIGMPVEIKSIEFLDEFGKNYSNDTFFDDLRNGEFPNTAQINTYRFEKKFEELLEDGENVIYLGFSSGLSGTCQNAFMAKQNIMEKNPNAKIEIVDTKAASIGEGLLVREAVRLIECGASFEEIIEWMNKNKMCAQHWFAVDDLMYLKKGGRISGTKAAVGTMLNVKPILTVDSEGKLGAHSNVRGRKKSIMFLAQKAGEQWILNDSSEIIVGHGQCLEEAEKLKAHIEKLCPDANIWITELSATIASHVGPNMLAVAFLGERR
- the typA gene encoding translational GTPase TypA, producing MNRKDIINLAVIAHVDAGKSTLVDALLSQSGVFRENEAVVDCIMDSNDLERERGITIYSKNCAIEHNGMKINIVDTPGHADFSSEVERIMKTVDTAILLVDSSEGPMPQTRFVLEKSLEKGLKPILFINKIDKKDQRAEEVVDMVFDLFVDLNATDEQLEFPIVYGIAKEGIAKVSLDDDSTDLSPLFDIIKDHVETYPNRDAEPAQLQISALGYDDYIGRLGIGRVNRGVLKKNQTVTICKRDGSTASGRILKIFVNEGLNRIEVDEAQSGEIVTIAGISDISIGETLCDPSNVEALEMIEIEEPTLAMNFYVNDSPFCGQSGKFLTSRHILDRLDRELETNVGLKVEILPGNEGFKVSGRGELHLSILLENMRREGYEISVSKPEVLMKKVDGKLHEPYEKVIATMPDEYSGGIIAALNQRKGIMEGLSSDVGYTKVTYLVPTRGLLGYRSEFINETRGEGTLVRSFDSFKPHCGDLPGRLRGVLISQQAGASMAYSLYNLSERATMLINPAVDVYEGMIVGINSRKEDMVVNVCKNKKLTNVRASGSDDAIKLNGAKEFTLEEALEFIEWDELVEITPDSLRIRKRILNEKDRVKAYKNR
- a CDS encoding cysteine hydrolase, whose translation is MEKQLEIEILESIRGIEQELNNLKIIGIDELEIDKTAIIVVDVVNGFINEGSLADKSISRIIPNIKMLLDNLVGAKKLFFLDEHTPESEELKTYPEHCMIGSRESEIVSELKPYTAKNASVITKNSTNGYHAEAFQVWLDENLDDLESIVIVGDCTDICISQFALTLKTVFNEWNMPIRIIVPKNCVDTYDAKAIYHHAVLKNYMALYDMKSNGIEVVEAIADK